In Halococcus saccharolyticus DSM 5350, the genomic window CAGGGATCGGTGTTTCACTGTCCGAACTGCCATGCGAGCTATCGGATCGCCGAGTTCATGCGGACCGATCGCGATCTCAGTACGCTCAAACAGCTCCAGTAGTCACCACCCTTTGCGCCGTCCCGTTCGAACCCCGAACAGCCGTGCAAATCGTTCATGATTCTTATTCGCCGAGCGTAGGCCTGAACCGCCGTTTCCCTGCGGTCGTGTGTTAACGGACCTCAATACACTACTATAACCCTCCAGTCGCTAGGACCAGTTGCCTATGAAAAAGCAGGAGCTCATCCACCT contains:
- a CDS encoding DUF7836 family putative zinc-binding protein; translation: MDEAAVQLLCPECAKHWRSTPRELPAQGSVFHCPNCHASYRIAEFMRTDRDLSTLKQLQ